Proteins found in one Takifugu flavidus isolate HTHZ2018 chromosome 7, ASM371156v2, whole genome shotgun sequence genomic segment:
- the lrrc7 gene encoding leucine-rich repeat-containing protein 7 isoform X3, protein MTTKRKLIGRLVPCRCFRGEEEVISVLDYSHCSLQQVPKEIFSFERTLEELYLDANQIEELPKQLFSCQALKKLSMPDNDLSNLPTTIASLVNLKELDISKNGIQEFPDNIKCCKGLSVVEASVNPITKLPDGFTQLLNLTQLFLNDAFLEYLPANFGRLSKLRILELRENHLKTMPKSIHRLTQLERLDLGSNEFSDVPEVLEQIHSLKELWLDNNSLQSIPGCLGKLRQLRYLDLAKNRIETLDTDISGCEALEDLLLSSNMLQHLPDSIGMLKKLTTLKVDDNQLTSLPNTIGSAKPKQGLSLLEEFDCSCNELESLPPTIGYLHSLRTFAADENFLTELPREIGNCKNVTVMSLRSNKLEFLPDEIGQMTKLRVLNLSDNRLKNLPFTFTKLKDLAALWLSDNQSKALIPLQTEAHPETKQKVLTNYMFPQQPRHDEDYQSDSDSFNPTLWEEQRQQRMTVAFDFEDKKEEEDNSGKVKVEINLKRYPTPYPEDLKNMVKSVQSLVGKNVHTGLGHQHQHQHQLSAGTVTSVGPNMDHTHLSKEPYEPPWPLPPKEVTDREMQDFSQSQLMDQGSIHNSGIDIPKRKDKEDLTESSEDSMGGSPNDIRISDMRPTLVEPPIYKPKVVLLGKDKKESTDEEVDKLHCLNHSGSSATYSDYSPSQGSSGSSNPPANPHAHTHAHSHPHKHTPALPAPSKDQAPQSHWTNRLAQSFPKPIDSKPLLSQRETPPSGTLQQRGDRRPLSEPFDWSEAPHYDNTGFDAEESPMDASSSTGSQGNPPLGSKPRSQSTHGRRPLMRQERIVGVPLELDTQTLPFHSNQRSTPDNDPQSTGPSSQNPWQNWTRTPSPLEDRTAFPSKLDITPTSSPHPDRKNMDPRLDQSAGPLPGSWTYHNNQEDQNRKDQLSVSGGNKVTVVMSKSSDRLSPMMREMRSKFKKSQSIDEIDIGSYKVYSIPVDNYSSSIEQQTSLDRPELPGSMEQTSMARSQSAPMLDDELGFPGHGVNSQNQSAINQKPAIPHKAYHFDHNYNPQVTIDRRIPPPFPNTPDYINHAPKALEYISQTGKTLPKELVSPRYRDYPPLEMFSFAQSPINQDGTPSQQQPIPTPRSRPGFLRRADSLVSSTELALFRRVHEAQQEALQEAQYRHQTDPPLYSRAVAYSTPMEHSALPGVADGQSQMMHNKRNGRYDDDYPTYQEQKKPMIGYPTKSLTQRRPLSARSYSTETYGASQARPVSARPTMAALLEKMPPDYALATCPEKASEDTIKVRPVVPEKPEDITSRMPADWRQQLLRHIEAKRLDRSGVLKHNTLTLGMLCQGGGHGQGHTSTLNFNLYNNTKHEPPAGRWLPLPPPPSTNATPSQQGAILENDQEGVTGSSQWAPYSLGRRDVPPDNLIKKTVHSHNPSSHQSHNTHMIVTSSSSSSSTTPHRVVNQQGYDGMMSKGGQYQPGMPLSVVPSGGPGQYQGNMSQGHAAPGQGYTSSGLPMVLSSSGNQPQYNPHSSHSSGHQSGLPSTNPQYHSNQGMIHSNQVVMTHTNPRPQSARCLLQTKGQKSTDGFHEQLCVRIEKNPGLGFSISGGISGQGNPFKPSDMGIFVTRVQHDGPAASVLQPGDKILQMQGHAGYLPSGFYLMHKSCKDTKGMTKEERMGELSDPKLSRKEVEGEWMWN, encoded by the exons ATGACCACTAAGCGGAAGCTGATTGGCCGGCTGGTGCCGTGCCGCTGTTTCCGGGGTGAAGAGGAGGTGATCTCGGTGTTGGACTACTCTCACTGCAGTCTGCAGCAGGTCCCCAAGGAGATCTTCAGCTTTGAGAGAACTTTGGAGGAGCTCTACCTAGATGCCAACCAGATAGAGGAACTACCCAAG CAACTCTTCAGCTGCCAGGCCTTGAAGAAGCTGAGCATGCCTGATAACGACCTGTCCAACCTACCAACCACCATTGCCAGCTTGGTTAACCTCAAAGAGCTGGACATCAGTAAAAACG GTATCCAGGAGTTTCCAGACAATATAAAATGCTGTAAAGGCCTGTCTGTGGTGGAGGCCAGCGTTAACCCCATCACCAA aCTCCCAGATGGTTTCACACAGCTCCTCAACCTGACCCAGCTCTTCTTAAATGATGCCTTCTTGGAATATTTACCAGCAAACTTTGGCAG GCTCTCAAAACTACGGATCTTGGAGCTGAGGGAGAACCACCTGAAAACCATGCCAAA GTCCATCCATAGACTGACACAGTTGGAGAGGTTGGATCTCGGTAGCAATGAATTCTCTGATGTG CCGGAGGTTTTGGAACAGATTCACAGCCTTAAAGAACTGTGGCTGGATAACAACTCCCTCCAGTCTATACCAGGG TGTCTAGGGAAACTTCGTCAGTTGCGGTACTTGGACTTGGCTAAGAACCGTATCGAGACGCTGGACACAGATATTTCAGGGTGTGAGGCCTTAGAGgacctgctgctctcctccaacATGCTGCAGCACCTGCCTGACAGTATAG GAATGTTGAAGAAGCTGACGACCTTAAAGGTGGACGACAACCAGCTGACCTCACTGCCTAACACCATCGGGAG TGCGAAGCCCAAGCAAGG TCTGTCGCTTTTGGAGGAGTTCGACTGTAGCTGTAATGAATTGGAGTCTTTGCCCCCCACCATCGGCTACCTTCACAGCCTGAGGACCTTTGCTGCAGATGAGAACTTCCTCACTGAGCTGCCCAGGGAG ATTGGTAACTGTAAGAACGTGACTGTAATGTCACTGCGGTCTAATAAATTGGAATTTCTTCCTGACGAGATTGGACAGATGACCAAACTACGAGTCCTCAACCTTAGTGACAACAg GTTAAAGAATCTACCGTTTACCTTCACTAAGCTGAAGGACCTGGCAGCTCTGTGGCTTTCTGACAATCAG TCTAAGGCTCTGATCCCGCTGCAGACAGAAGCCCACCCTGAAACCAAACAAAAGGTTTTGACCAACTACATGTTTCCTCAGCAACCGCGGCATGACGAGG attaTCAGTCGGACAGTGACAGCTTTAATCCTACCCTGTGGGAGgagcagagacagcagaggatgACTGTGGCCTTTGATTTTGAggacaagaaagaagaggaagacaatTCTGGGAAGGTCAAG gttGAGATAAACCTGAAGCGCTACCCAACACCCTACCCCGAGGACCTTAAGAACATGGTGAAGTCAGTGCAAAGCCTTGTGGGTAAAAATGTACACACGGGGCTtggacaccagcaccagcaccagcaccagctgaGCGCAGGCACTGTCACCTCAGTGGGACCCAACATGGACCATACACATCTCAGTAAAGAGCCATACGAACCACCGTGGCCGCTGCCTCCCAAAGAG gtgacagacagagagatgcAGGACTTCTCTCAGAGTCAGCTAATGGATCAGGGATCAATCCATAACTCTGGCATTGACATTCCCAAGAGGAAAGACAAAGAGGACCTGACTGAGAGCTCCGAG GACTCGATGGGCGGATCTCCTAATGACATCCGGATCTCAGATATGAGGCCCACACTGGTGGAGCCACCTATTTACAAACCAAAGGTGGTGTTATTGGGGAAAGACAAGAAAG AGTCGACAGATGAAGAGGTGGATAAGCTGCACTGTCTGAACCACAGCGGCTCGTCAGCCACCTACTCTGACTACTCTCCCTCGCagggctcctctggctcctccaaCCCTCCTGCCAAcccgcacgcgcacacgcacgcacactctcACCCGCATAAACACACTCCCGCTCTGCCAGCCCCGAGCAAGGACCAGGCTCCTCAGTCACACTGGACCAACAG aTTGGCTCAGTCATTCCCTAAGCCCATTGACTCCAAGCCCCTGCTATCTCAAAGAGAGACGCCTCCCTCAGGAACCCTGCAGCAGCGAGGAGATCGGCGGCCACTGAGTGAGCCCTTCGATTGGTCTGAGGCCCCTCACTATGACAACACAGGTTTTGATGCCGAGGAGTCCCCTATGGATGCTTCGTCATCTACTGGGAGTCAAGGAAACCCACCGCTGGGCTCCAAACCTCGCAGCCAGTCGACACACGGGCGGCGCCCTCTCATGAGGCAAGAGCGTATCGTAGGCGTGCCCCTGGAGCTGGACACTCAGACGCTACCTTTCCACAGCAACCAGCGTTCCACTCCAGACAATGACCCACAGTCCACTGGACCTTCTTCCCAGAACCCTTGGCAGAATTGGACCAGAACGCCCAGCCCTTTGGAAGACCGGActgcttttccttccaaactggaTATAACACCCACCTCCAGCCCACACCCTGACCGCAAGAACATGGACCCAAG GCTGGACCAAAGTGCAGGGCCTTTGCCTGGCAGCTGGACATACCACAACAACCAGGAGGATCAAAACAGGAAGGATCAGCTAAGTGTCAGTGGGGGCAACAAAGTGACAGTAGTGATGAGTAAAAGCTCTGACCGTTTGTCCCCCATGATGAGAGAGATGAGGTCCAAGTTTAAGAAATCGCAGAGCATTGATGAGATCGACATTGGCTCCTACAAAGTGTACAG TATTCCAGTGGACAACTACAGTTCTTCCATCGAGCAGCAGACAAGCCTGGACCGGCCCGAGTTGCCTGGCTCCATGGAGCAGACCAGTATGGCGCGGTCACAGTCTGCCCCCATGTTAGACGATGAGCTGGGATTCCCGGGACACGGAGTCAATAGTCAGAACCAGTCTGCAATAAACCAAAAACCTGCCATCCCGCACAAGGCGTATCATTTTGACCACAACTACAACCCACAG GTGACCATTGACCGTCGaatccctcctcccttccccaaTACACCGGATTATATTAACCACGCACCAAAGGCCTTGGAGTACATTagtcaaacaggaaaaacattaCCCAAAGAGTTGGTGAGCCCGCGGTATCGTGACTATCCACCGTTGGAGATGTTCTCTTTCGCTCAATCACCGATCAACCAGGACGGTACGCCCAGCCAGCAACAGCCCATCCCAACGCCGCGTTCCAGGCCGGGCTTTTTGAGGAGAGCGGATTCACTGGTGAGCTCAACAGAGCTCGCTTTGTTCCGAAGGGTTCATGaagcccagcaggaggccctGCAAGAGGCACAGTACAGACATCAG ACGGACCCCCCTCTTTACAGTCGGGCTGTGGCCTATTCCACCCCCATGGAGCACTCAGCCCTCCCCGGTGTGGCAGATGGTCAGAGCCAGATGATGCATAATAAGAGAAATGGTCGCTATGATGATGACTATCCCACCTaccaggagcagaagaagccaATGATTGGATACCCAACCAAGAGTTTGACTCAGCGTCGCCCCCTGTCGGCCAGAAGCTACAGCACCGAAACCTATGGAGCATCGCAG GCCCGTCCAGTGTCAGCTCGTCCCACCATGGCTGCCCTGCTGGAGAAGATGCCCCCTGACTATGCTCTGGCAACTTGCCCTGAGAAAGCATCTGAGGACACCATTAAAGTGAGACCTGTCGTACCAGAGAAGCCCGAGGATATCACCTCCAGGATGCCCGCTGATTGGAGACAGCAGCTCCTTCGCCACATTGAGGCCAAACGATTGGATAGG AGTGGTGTCCTAAAGCACAACACGCTCACGCTGGGCATGCTCTGTCAGGGCGGGGGTCACGGCCAGGGGCACACCAGCACTTTGAACTTTAACCTTTACAATAACACTAAGCAtgagccccctgctggccgcTGGTTGCCACTACCTCCTCCGCCGTCTACTAATGCC ACTCCGTCTCAGCAGGGTGCCATACTTGAAAACGACCAGGAGGGGGTGACAGGGAGCAGCCAATGGGCTCCCTACTCACTTGGCAGGAGGGATGTCCCGCCTGATAATCTCATTAAAAAG ACTGTCCACTCTCACAATCCCTCTTCCCACcagtcacataacacacacatgattgtcacatcttcttcctcctcttcctccactacTCCTCATCGCGTGGTCAACCAACAGGGTTATGATGGGATGATGAGCAAAGGTGGACAGTACCAGCCAGGAATGCCACTGTCAGTGGTTCCCTCTGGGGGACCGGGTCAGTACCAGGGCAACATGTCTCAAG GTCACGCGGCTCCTGGGCAGGGGTACACTAGCTCGGGCCTACCCATGGTCCTGTCTTCATCTGGGAATCAGCCCCAGTACAACCCACATTCCTCTCACAGCTCGGGCCATCAGTCGGGCCTCCCCTCCACCAACCCACAGTACCACAGCAACCAGGGCATGATCCATAGCAACCAGGTTGTCATGACCCACACCAACCCACGACCACAGAGCGCTCGCTGCCTGTTGCAGACTAAAGGCCAGAAGAGCACAGATGGGTTTCACGAACAG ttGTGTGTGAGAATAGAGAAGAACCCTGGTCTTGGTTTCAGTATCTCTGGCGGCATCAGTGGCCAGGGGAACCCCTTCAAACCCTCTGATATG GGTATCTTTGTTACTAGGGTACAGCATGATGGACCCGCTGCATCTGTACTGCAGCCTGGAGACAAGATACTGCAG ATGCAGGGACACGCAGGATATTTACCCTCTGGCTTTTATTTGATGCATAAAAGCTGCAAGGACACAAAAGGGATGACAAAAGAAGAAAGGATGGGGGAATTAAGTGATCCAAAATTAAGTAGGAAAGAAGTGGAGGGTGAATGGATGTggaattaa
- the lrrc7 gene encoding leucine-rich repeat-containing protein 7 isoform X9 produces the protein MDNYSTLQLQCLEMTTKRKLIGRLVPCRCFRGEEEVISVLDYSHCSLQQVPKEIFSFERTLEELYLDANQIEELPKQLFSCQALKKLSMPDNDLSNLPTTIASLVNLKELDISKNGIQEFPDNIKCCKGLSVVEASVNPITKLPDGFTQLLNLTQLFLNDAFLEYLPANFGRLSKLRILELRENHLKTMPKSIHRLTQLERLDLGSNEFSDVPEVLEQIHSLKELWLDNNSLQSIPGCLGKLRQLRYLDLAKNRIETLDTDISGCEALEDLLLSSNMLQHLPDSIGMLKKLTTLKVDDNQLTSLPNTIGSAKPKQGLSLLEEFDCSCNELESLPPTIGYLHSLRTFAADENFLTELPREIGNCKNVTVMSLRSNKLEFLPDEIGQMTKLRVLNLSDNRLKNLPFTFTKLKDLAALWLSDNQSKALIPLQTEAHPETKQKVLTNYMFPQQPRHDEDYQSDSDSFNPTLWEEQRQQRMTVAFDFEDKKEEEDNSGKVKVEINLKRYPTPYPEDLKNMVKSVQSLVGKNVHTGLGHQHQHQHQLSAGTVTSVGPNMDHTHLSKEPYEPPWPLPPKEVTDREMQDFSQSQLMDQGSIHNSGIDIPKRKDKEDLTESSEDSMGGSPNDIRISDMRPTLVEPPIYKPKVVLLGKDKKESTDEEVDKLHCLNHSGSSATYSDYSPSQGSSGSSNPPANPHAHTHAHSHPHKHTPALPAPSKDQAPQSHWTNRLAQSFPKPIDSKPLLSQRETPPSGTLQQRGDRRPLSEPFDWSEAPHYDNTGFDAEESPMDASSSTGSQGNPPLGSKPRSQSTHGRRPLMRQERIVGVPLELDTQTLPFHSNQRSTPDNDPQSTGPSSQNPWQNWTRTPSPLEDRTAFPSKLDITPTSSPHPDRKNMDPRLDQSAGPLPGSWTYHNNQEDQNRKDQLSVSGGNKVTVVMSKSSDRLSPMMREMRSKFKKSQSIDEIDIGSYKVYSIPVDNYSSSIEQQTSLDRPELPGSMEQTSMARSQSAPMLDDELGFPGHGVNSQNQSAINQKPAIPHKAYHFDHNYNPQVTIDRRIPPPFPNTPDYINHAPKALEYISQTGKTLPKELVSPRYRDYPPLEMFSFAQSPINQDGTPSQQQPIPTPRSRPGFLRRADSLVSSTELALFRRVHEAQQEALQEAQYRHQTDPPLYSRAVAYSTPMEHSALPGVADGQSQMMHNKRNGRYDDDYPTYQEQKKPMIGYPTKSLTQRRPLSARSYSTETYGASQARPVSARPTMAALLEKMPPDYALATCPEKASEDTIKVRPVVPEKPEDITSRMPADWRQQLLRHIEAKRLDRSGVLKHNTLTLGMLCQGGGHGQGHTSTLNFNLYNNTKHEPPAGRWLPLPPPPSTNATPSQQGAILENDQEGVTGSSQWAPYSLGRRDVPPDNLIKKTVHSHNPSSHQSHNTHMIVTSSSSSSSTTPHRVVNQQGYDGMMSKGGQYQPGMPLSVVPSGGPGQYQGNMSQGHAAPGQGYTSSGLPMVLSSSGNQPQYNPHSSHSSGHQSGLPSTNPQYHSNQGMIHSNQVVMTHTNPRPQSARCLLQTKGQKSTDGFHEQGIFVTRVQHDGPAASVLQPGDKILQANGHSFLHIEHETAVSLLKSFQRMVDLTVLRDGSAH, from the exons TGCAGTGTCTGGAAATGACCACTAAGCGGAAGCTGATTGGCCGGCTGGTGCCGTGCCGCTGTTTCCGGGGTGAAGAGGAGGTGATCTCGGTGTTGGACTACTCTCACTGCAGTCTGCAGCAGGTCCCCAAGGAGATCTTCAGCTTTGAGAGAACTTTGGAGGAGCTCTACCTAGATGCCAACCAGATAGAGGAACTACCCAAG CAACTCTTCAGCTGCCAGGCCTTGAAGAAGCTGAGCATGCCTGATAACGACCTGTCCAACCTACCAACCACCATTGCCAGCTTGGTTAACCTCAAAGAGCTGGACATCAGTAAAAACG GTATCCAGGAGTTTCCAGACAATATAAAATGCTGTAAAGGCCTGTCTGTGGTGGAGGCCAGCGTTAACCCCATCACCAA aCTCCCAGATGGTTTCACACAGCTCCTCAACCTGACCCAGCTCTTCTTAAATGATGCCTTCTTGGAATATTTACCAGCAAACTTTGGCAG GCTCTCAAAACTACGGATCTTGGAGCTGAGGGAGAACCACCTGAAAACCATGCCAAA GTCCATCCATAGACTGACACAGTTGGAGAGGTTGGATCTCGGTAGCAATGAATTCTCTGATGTG CCGGAGGTTTTGGAACAGATTCACAGCCTTAAAGAACTGTGGCTGGATAACAACTCCCTCCAGTCTATACCAGGG TGTCTAGGGAAACTTCGTCAGTTGCGGTACTTGGACTTGGCTAAGAACCGTATCGAGACGCTGGACACAGATATTTCAGGGTGTGAGGCCTTAGAGgacctgctgctctcctccaacATGCTGCAGCACCTGCCTGACAGTATAG GAATGTTGAAGAAGCTGACGACCTTAAAGGTGGACGACAACCAGCTGACCTCACTGCCTAACACCATCGGGAG TGCGAAGCCCAAGCAAGG TCTGTCGCTTTTGGAGGAGTTCGACTGTAGCTGTAATGAATTGGAGTCTTTGCCCCCCACCATCGGCTACCTTCACAGCCTGAGGACCTTTGCTGCAGATGAGAACTTCCTCACTGAGCTGCCCAGGGAG ATTGGTAACTGTAAGAACGTGACTGTAATGTCACTGCGGTCTAATAAATTGGAATTTCTTCCTGACGAGATTGGACAGATGACCAAACTACGAGTCCTCAACCTTAGTGACAACAg GTTAAAGAATCTACCGTTTACCTTCACTAAGCTGAAGGACCTGGCAGCTCTGTGGCTTTCTGACAATCAG TCTAAGGCTCTGATCCCGCTGCAGACAGAAGCCCACCCTGAAACCAAACAAAAGGTTTTGACCAACTACATGTTTCCTCAGCAACCGCGGCATGACGAGG attaTCAGTCGGACAGTGACAGCTTTAATCCTACCCTGTGGGAGgagcagagacagcagaggatgACTGTGGCCTTTGATTTTGAggacaagaaagaagaggaagacaatTCTGGGAAGGTCAAG gttGAGATAAACCTGAAGCGCTACCCAACACCCTACCCCGAGGACCTTAAGAACATGGTGAAGTCAGTGCAAAGCCTTGTGGGTAAAAATGTACACACGGGGCTtggacaccagcaccagcaccagcaccagctgaGCGCAGGCACTGTCACCTCAGTGGGACCCAACATGGACCATACACATCTCAGTAAAGAGCCATACGAACCACCGTGGCCGCTGCCTCCCAAAGAG gtgacagacagagagatgcAGGACTTCTCTCAGAGTCAGCTAATGGATCAGGGATCAATCCATAACTCTGGCATTGACATTCCCAAGAGGAAAGACAAAGAGGACCTGACTGAGAGCTCCGAG GACTCGATGGGCGGATCTCCTAATGACATCCGGATCTCAGATATGAGGCCCACACTGGTGGAGCCACCTATTTACAAACCAAAGGTGGTGTTATTGGGGAAAGACAAGAAAG AGTCGACAGATGAAGAGGTGGATAAGCTGCACTGTCTGAACCACAGCGGCTCGTCAGCCACCTACTCTGACTACTCTCCCTCGCagggctcctctggctcctccaaCCCTCCTGCCAAcccgcacgcgcacacgcacgcacactctcACCCGCATAAACACACTCCCGCTCTGCCAGCCCCGAGCAAGGACCAGGCTCCTCAGTCACACTGGACCAACAG aTTGGCTCAGTCATTCCCTAAGCCCATTGACTCCAAGCCCCTGCTATCTCAAAGAGAGACGCCTCCCTCAGGAACCCTGCAGCAGCGAGGAGATCGGCGGCCACTGAGTGAGCCCTTCGATTGGTCTGAGGCCCCTCACTATGACAACACAGGTTTTGATGCCGAGGAGTCCCCTATGGATGCTTCGTCATCTACTGGGAGTCAAGGAAACCCACCGCTGGGCTCCAAACCTCGCAGCCAGTCGACACACGGGCGGCGCCCTCTCATGAGGCAAGAGCGTATCGTAGGCGTGCCCCTGGAGCTGGACACTCAGACGCTACCTTTCCACAGCAACCAGCGTTCCACTCCAGACAATGACCCACAGTCCACTGGACCTTCTTCCCAGAACCCTTGGCAGAATTGGACCAGAACGCCCAGCCCTTTGGAAGACCGGActgcttttccttccaaactggaTATAACACCCACCTCCAGCCCACACCCTGACCGCAAGAACATGGACCCAAG GCTGGACCAAAGTGCAGGGCCTTTGCCTGGCAGCTGGACATACCACAACAACCAGGAGGATCAAAACAGGAAGGATCAGCTAAGTGTCAGTGGGGGCAACAAAGTGACAGTAGTGATGAGTAAAAGCTCTGACCGTTTGTCCCCCATGATGAGAGAGATGAGGTCCAAGTTTAAGAAATCGCAGAGCATTGATGAGATCGACATTGGCTCCTACAAAGTGTACAG TATTCCAGTGGACAACTACAGTTCTTCCATCGAGCAGCAGACAAGCCTGGACCGGCCCGAGTTGCCTGGCTCCATGGAGCAGACCAGTATGGCGCGGTCACAGTCTGCCCCCATGTTAGACGATGAGCTGGGATTCCCGGGACACGGAGTCAATAGTCAGAACCAGTCTGCAATAAACCAAAAACCTGCCATCCCGCACAAGGCGTATCATTTTGACCACAACTACAACCCACAG GTGACCATTGACCGTCGaatccctcctcccttccccaaTACACCGGATTATATTAACCACGCACCAAAGGCCTTGGAGTACATTagtcaaacaggaaaaacattaCCCAAAGAGTTGGTGAGCCCGCGGTATCGTGACTATCCACCGTTGGAGATGTTCTCTTTCGCTCAATCACCGATCAACCAGGACGGTACGCCCAGCCAGCAACAGCCCATCCCAACGCCGCGTTCCAGGCCGGGCTTTTTGAGGAGAGCGGATTCACTGGTGAGCTCAACAGAGCTCGCTTTGTTCCGAAGGGTTCATGaagcccagcaggaggccctGCAAGAGGCACAGTACAGACATCAG ACGGACCCCCCTCTTTACAGTCGGGCTGTGGCCTATTCCACCCCCATGGAGCACTCAGCCCTCCCCGGTGTGGCAGATGGTCAGAGCCAGATGATGCATAATAAGAGAAATGGTCGCTATGATGATGACTATCCCACCTaccaggagcagaagaagccaATGATTGGATACCCAACCAAGAGTTTGACTCAGCGTCGCCCCCTGTCGGCCAGAAGCTACAGCACCGAAACCTATGGAGCATCGCAG GCCCGTCCAGTGTCAGCTCGTCCCACCATGGCTGCCCTGCTGGAGAAGATGCCCCCTGACTATGCTCTGGCAACTTGCCCTGAGAAAGCATCTGAGGACACCATTAAAGTGAGACCTGTCGTACCAGAGAAGCCCGAGGATATCACCTCCAGGATGCCCGCTGATTGGAGACAGCAGCTCCTTCGCCACATTGAGGCCAAACGATTGGATAGG AGTGGTGTCCTAAAGCACAACACGCTCACGCTGGGCATGCTCTGTCAGGGCGGGGGTCACGGCCAGGGGCACACCAGCACTTTGAACTTTAACCTTTACAATAACACTAAGCAtgagccccctgctggccgcTGGTTGCCACTACCTCCTCCGCCGTCTACTAATGCC ACTCCGTCTCAGCAGGGTGCCATACTTGAAAACGACCAGGAGGGGGTGACAGGGAGCAGCCAATGGGCTCCCTACTCACTTGGCAGGAGGGATGTCCCGCCTGATAATCTCATTAAAAAG ACTGTCCACTCTCACAATCCCTCTTCCCACcagtcacataacacacacatgattgtcacatcttcttcctcctcttcctccactacTCCTCATCGCGTGGTCAACCAACAGGGTTATGATGGGATGATGAGCAAAGGTGGACAGTACCAGCCAGGAATGCCACTGTCAGTGGTTCCCTCTGGGGGACCGGGTCAGTACCAGGGCAACATGTCTCAAG GTCACGCGGCTCCTGGGCAGGGGTACACTAGCTCGGGCCTACCCATGGTCCTGTCTTCATCTGGGAATCAGCCCCAGTACAACCCACATTCCTCTCACAGCTCGGGCCATCAGTCGGGCCTCCCCTCCACCAACCCACAGTACCACAGCAACCAGGGCATGATCCATAGCAACCAGGTTGTCATGACCCACACCAACCCACGACCACAGAGCGCTCGCTGCCTGTTGCAGACTAAAGGCCAGAAGAGCACAGATGGGTTTCACGAACAG GGTATCTTTGTTACTAGGGTACAGCATGATGGACCCGCTGCATCTGTACTGCAGCCTGGAGACAAGATACTGCAG GCTAACGGGCATAGTTTTTTACACATAGAGCACGAGACAgctgtctctctgctgaagaGTTTCCAGCGGATGGTGGACTTGACAGTTCTAAGAGATGGCAGCGCACACTGA